A window of the Phoenix dactylifera cultivar Barhee BC4 unplaced genomic scaffold, palm_55x_up_171113_PBpolish2nd_filt_p 000076F, whole genome shotgun sequence genome harbors these coding sequences:
- the LOC103723763 gene encoding probable serine/threonine-protein kinase WNK9 isoform X1, giving the protein MMGANAQESDYPEFVEVDPTGRYGRYNAILGKGASKTVYRAFDEYEGIEVAWNQVKLCDFLQSPEDLERLYCEIHLLKTLKHRNIMKFYTSWVDTSKRNINFVTEMFTSGTLRQYRQKHRRVNLRAVKHWCRQILRGLLYLHGHDPPIIHRDLKCDNIFINGNQGEVKIGDLGLAAILRKSHAVHCVGECPTVALLMSSISRFRNKAVFPSSTGTPEFMAPEVYEEEYNELVDIYSFGMCVLEMVTFEYPYSECTHPAQIYKKVISGTKPEALYRVEDPEVRQFVEKCLATASRRLPARELLKDPFLQIDDHGTVYREAELSVMGKQPSLDLLPSNGSLYANGFSDSFDQERRMENGWDYPAADIETHGMDLFNGQEDDPVANVDITIKGRKRGDGGIFLRLRIADKDDHVRNIYFPFDIEADTALSVAAEMVAELDITDYEVTRIAEMIDGEVASLVPEWKTGPWIEELPGVPTTIFCQNCASNDSSCGSLLDYLSLKSPGCVNVQSIHCSNLECAAMHGRFEEITYQVEGSEHDATEGPQVLSTSQSNGPDCCSQATKENYSDDEGERSAKDVRNKHMNGHLHSDTRKSLGHWYSGSNQQCCLEVPELRCDFPTDKSNDSENEIRQESRWHKARYRTELREHKIRHPSPDFGNRKMRVENGTAGSLVKPPQTSDDKPMKSFHLGTHFSFRIPHGDADRILTNVSSLADTNAGYCWSSRPDLGSQRARHCEANAESSPEGFTAKNFYAEALPPKSLSRTKSLPVDAVDV; this is encoded by the exons ATGATGGGTGCAAATGCCCAGGAGTCGGATTACCCAGAATTTGTGGAGGTCGATCCTACTGGAAGATATGGCAGG TACAATGCGATCCTTGGCAAGGGAGCTTCAAAGACAGT TTACAGGGCTTTTGATGAATATGAAGGGATTGAGGTGGCCTGGAACCAGGTGAAGCTATGCGACTTCCTCCAGAGCCCTGAGGACCTGGAGAGGCTCTACTGTGAGATCCACCTCCTCAAGACCCTCAAGCACAGGAACATCATGAAGTTCTACACCTCCTGGGTCGACACCTCCAAGAGGAACATCAATTTTGTCACCGAGATGTTCACCTCCGGCACTCTCAGGCA GTACAGGCAGAAGCACAGGAGGGTTAACCTCAGGGCGGTGAAGCATTGGTGCAGGCAGATCCTGAGGGGCCTCCTCTACCTCCACGGCCATGACCCTCCCATCATCCACAGGGACCTCAAGTGCGACAACATCTTCATCAACGGGAACCAGGGAGAGGTCAAGATCggcgacctcggcctcgccgccaTCCTCCGGAAATCCCACGCCGTCCATTGCGTAGGTGAGTGCCCCACGGTAGCCCTACTTATGTCATCAATTTCGCGTTTCAGAAATAAGGCGGTGTTTCCATCGTCGACAGGCACGCCGGAATTCATGGCACCGGAGGTGTATGAGGAGGAGTACAATGAATTGGTGGACATATACTCTTTTGGGATGTGCGTCTTGGAAATGGTCACCTTCGAATACCCCTACAGCGAATGCACGCATCCGGCGCAGATCTACAAGAAAGTTATCTCT GGGACCAAGCCTGAAGCTTTGTACAGAGTGGAGGATCCTGAGGTGAGGCAATTTGTCGAAAAATGCTTGGCCACAGCTTCCCGAAGGCTTCCTGCGAGAGAGCTTCTGAAGGACCCATTTCTCCAAATCGATGATCACGGTACGGTCTATAGAGAGGCAGAATTGAGCGTTATGGGCAAGCAaccttctcttgatcttcttccAAGTAATGGCTCTTTGTACGCTAATGGATTCTCCGATAGCTTCGATCAAGAGAGACGAATGGAAAATGGATGGGACTACCCTGCTGCCGACATCGAAACCCATGGAATGGACCTTTTCAATGGCCAAGAAGATGATCCAGTCGCTAATGTGGATATCACGATCaagggaaggaagagaggagatGGGGGCATTTTTCTGAGGCTCAGGATTGCAGATAAAGACG ATCATGTGCGTAACATATACTTCCCGTTCGACATCGAAGCTGATACTGCATTGAGTGTTGCGGCGGAGATGGTCGCCGAGTTAGATATAACTGATTATGAAGTGACTAGAATAGCAGAAATGATCGATGGAGAGGTGGCATCGCTGGTACCGGAATGGAAGACAGGACCATGGATAGAGGAGCTGCCAGGAGTTCCTACTACAATTTTCTGCCAGAATTGTGCATCCAATGATTCATCATGTGGTTCGCTCCTAGACTACCTTTCACTTAAGTCTCCAGGCTGTGTTAATGTGCAATCAATTCATTGTTCCAACCTTGAGTGTGCTGCAATGCATGGGCGGTTCGAAGAGATAACATATCAAGTTGAGGGATCTGAGCACGATGCGACCGAGGGGCCACAGGTGCTATCTACCAGCCAATCAAATGGGCCCGACTGTTGCTCACAAGCTACGAAGGAGAATTACTCGGATGATGAAGGCGAGCGATCAGCCAAGGATGTGAGAAATAAACACATGAATGGCCATCTGCATAGCGACACTAGAAAATCATTGGGTCATTGGTACTCTGGTTCTAACCAACAGTGTTGCCTGGAGGTGCCAGAATTAAGATGCGACTTTCCAACTGATAAATCCAATGACTCTGAAAATGAGATCCGTCAAGAATCGAGATGGCACAAGGCAAGGTACCGGACAGAGTTAAGAGAGCACAAGATTCGGCATCCATCGCCCGACTTTGGCAACAGGAAGATGAGAGTGGAGAATGGCACTGCAGGTTCCTTGGTTAAGCCTCCGCAAACTTCTGATGACAAGCCAATGAAGTCCTTCCATTTGGGAACGCATTTTTCATTTCGCATCCCTCATGGCGACGCAGACCGGATCCTCACAAATGTGAGTTCTCTGGCTGATACTAATGCAGGGTATTGCTGGAGTAGCCGCCCCGATTTGGGATCCCAAAGGGCCCGACATTGTGAGGCGAATGCTGAGAGCAGCCCTGAGGGGTTCACAGCAAAGAATTTCTATGCTGAGGCTCTTCCGCCAAAGTCTCTTTCCAGGACCAAGTCTCTCCCAGTTGATGCGGTGGATGTTTGA
- the LOC103723763 gene encoding probable serine/threonine-protein kinase WNK9 isoform X2 has translation MMGANAQESDYPEFVEVDPTGRYGRYNAILGKGASKTVYRAFDEYEGIEVAWNQVKLCDFLQSPEDLERLYCEIHLLKTLKHRNIMKFYTSWVDTSKRNINFVTEMFTSGTLRQYRQKHRRVNLRAVKHWCRQILRGLLYLHGHDPPIIHRDLKCDNIFINGNQGEVKIGDLGLAAILRKSHAVHCVGTPEFMAPEVYEEEYNELVDIYSFGMCVLEMVTFEYPYSECTHPAQIYKKVISGTKPEALYRVEDPEVRQFVEKCLATASRRLPARELLKDPFLQIDDHGTVYREAELSVMGKQPSLDLLPSNGSLYANGFSDSFDQERRMENGWDYPAADIETHGMDLFNGQEDDPVANVDITIKGRKRGDGGIFLRLRIADKDDHVRNIYFPFDIEADTALSVAAEMVAELDITDYEVTRIAEMIDGEVASLVPEWKTGPWIEELPGVPTTIFCQNCASNDSSCGSLLDYLSLKSPGCVNVQSIHCSNLECAAMHGRFEEITYQVEGSEHDATEGPQVLSTSQSNGPDCCSQATKENYSDDEGERSAKDVRNKHMNGHLHSDTRKSLGHWYSGSNQQCCLEVPELRCDFPTDKSNDSENEIRQESRWHKARYRTELREHKIRHPSPDFGNRKMRVENGTAGSLVKPPQTSDDKPMKSFHLGTHFSFRIPHGDADRILTNVSSLADTNAGYCWSSRPDLGSQRARHCEANAESSPEGFTAKNFYAEALPPKSLSRTKSLPVDAVDV, from the exons ATGATGGGTGCAAATGCCCAGGAGTCGGATTACCCAGAATTTGTGGAGGTCGATCCTACTGGAAGATATGGCAGG TACAATGCGATCCTTGGCAAGGGAGCTTCAAAGACAGT TTACAGGGCTTTTGATGAATATGAAGGGATTGAGGTGGCCTGGAACCAGGTGAAGCTATGCGACTTCCTCCAGAGCCCTGAGGACCTGGAGAGGCTCTACTGTGAGATCCACCTCCTCAAGACCCTCAAGCACAGGAACATCATGAAGTTCTACACCTCCTGGGTCGACACCTCCAAGAGGAACATCAATTTTGTCACCGAGATGTTCACCTCCGGCACTCTCAGGCA GTACAGGCAGAAGCACAGGAGGGTTAACCTCAGGGCGGTGAAGCATTGGTGCAGGCAGATCCTGAGGGGCCTCCTCTACCTCCACGGCCATGACCCTCCCATCATCCACAGGGACCTCAAGTGCGACAACATCTTCATCAACGGGAACCAGGGAGAGGTCAAGATCggcgacctcggcctcgccgccaTCCTCCGGAAATCCCACGCCGTCCATTGCGTAG GCACGCCGGAATTCATGGCACCGGAGGTGTATGAGGAGGAGTACAATGAATTGGTGGACATATACTCTTTTGGGATGTGCGTCTTGGAAATGGTCACCTTCGAATACCCCTACAGCGAATGCACGCATCCGGCGCAGATCTACAAGAAAGTTATCTCT GGGACCAAGCCTGAAGCTTTGTACAGAGTGGAGGATCCTGAGGTGAGGCAATTTGTCGAAAAATGCTTGGCCACAGCTTCCCGAAGGCTTCCTGCGAGAGAGCTTCTGAAGGACCCATTTCTCCAAATCGATGATCACGGTACGGTCTATAGAGAGGCAGAATTGAGCGTTATGGGCAAGCAaccttctcttgatcttcttccAAGTAATGGCTCTTTGTACGCTAATGGATTCTCCGATAGCTTCGATCAAGAGAGACGAATGGAAAATGGATGGGACTACCCTGCTGCCGACATCGAAACCCATGGAATGGACCTTTTCAATGGCCAAGAAGATGATCCAGTCGCTAATGTGGATATCACGATCaagggaaggaagagaggagatGGGGGCATTTTTCTGAGGCTCAGGATTGCAGATAAAGACG ATCATGTGCGTAACATATACTTCCCGTTCGACATCGAAGCTGATACTGCATTGAGTGTTGCGGCGGAGATGGTCGCCGAGTTAGATATAACTGATTATGAAGTGACTAGAATAGCAGAAATGATCGATGGAGAGGTGGCATCGCTGGTACCGGAATGGAAGACAGGACCATGGATAGAGGAGCTGCCAGGAGTTCCTACTACAATTTTCTGCCAGAATTGTGCATCCAATGATTCATCATGTGGTTCGCTCCTAGACTACCTTTCACTTAAGTCTCCAGGCTGTGTTAATGTGCAATCAATTCATTGTTCCAACCTTGAGTGTGCTGCAATGCATGGGCGGTTCGAAGAGATAACATATCAAGTTGAGGGATCTGAGCACGATGCGACCGAGGGGCCACAGGTGCTATCTACCAGCCAATCAAATGGGCCCGACTGTTGCTCACAAGCTACGAAGGAGAATTACTCGGATGATGAAGGCGAGCGATCAGCCAAGGATGTGAGAAATAAACACATGAATGGCCATCTGCATAGCGACACTAGAAAATCATTGGGTCATTGGTACTCTGGTTCTAACCAACAGTGTTGCCTGGAGGTGCCAGAATTAAGATGCGACTTTCCAACTGATAAATCCAATGACTCTGAAAATGAGATCCGTCAAGAATCGAGATGGCACAAGGCAAGGTACCGGACAGAGTTAAGAGAGCACAAGATTCGGCATCCATCGCCCGACTTTGGCAACAGGAAGATGAGAGTGGAGAATGGCACTGCAGGTTCCTTGGTTAAGCCTCCGCAAACTTCTGATGACAAGCCAATGAAGTCCTTCCATTTGGGAACGCATTTTTCATTTCGCATCCCTCATGGCGACGCAGACCGGATCCTCACAAATGTGAGTTCTCTGGCTGATACTAATGCAGGGTATTGCTGGAGTAGCCGCCCCGATTTGGGATCCCAAAGGGCCCGACATTGTGAGGCGAATGCTGAGAGCAGCCCTGAGGGGTTCACAGCAAAGAATTTCTATGCTGAGGCTCTTCCGCCAAAGTCTCTTTCCAGGACCAAGTCTCTCCCAGTTGATGCGGTGGATGTTTGA
- the LOC103723768 gene encoding dnaJ homolog subfamily C member 18: MQSSFLLPWPSSSERGGGLFLPSRNSLSFVGLWAWAGGRVRRSADRAGPVAAGTGSLGGEQDHYAVLGLPRSASAADVKRAYRLLARKYHPDVSKDLQAGEMFKSIRCAYEVLSDEVSRAQYDVTLKYPRLTGRPQSRRWTRYPDSEEMRRIYRWAELKQRMHHEKQNRQYSWYYQKNPYQENPNHERGSFSEVLRFAFFILFFMQTVGYRASLTICGLMALLDRQLDIGYKTGYIIAWILGGRGGILLTLCINFSSWLCGKNNSSLVALVVVALWVGANLARFGPLPQGAVLTLLYMSIKLQVDLK, encoded by the exons ATGCAGTCCTCCTTCCTGCTGCCATGGCCGAGCTCCTCCGAACGCGGTGGcggcctcttcctcccttcccggAATTCCCTCTCCTTCGTCGGCctctgggcctgggccggcggCCGGGTTCGGCGATCCGCCGACCGTGCCGGCCCCGTGGCGGCGGGGACGGGATCGCTTGGCGGGGAGCAGGACCACTACGCTGTCCTCGGGCTCCCCCGGAGCGCCTCCGCCGCCGACGTCAAGCGAGCTTACCGCCTTCTGGCTAGAAAG TATCATCCTGATGTTAGCAAGGATTTGCAAGCTGGTGAGATGTTTAAGAGCATTCGCTGTGCATATGAG GTTCTCTCTGATGAAGTCTCAAGAGCTCAATATGACGTAACACTTAAATATCCCAGATTGACAGGGAGACCGCAGAGTAGAAGATGGACTCGGTATCCTGATTCTGAAGAAATGAGAAGGATTTATAGATGGGCAGAACTGAAGCAGCGAATGCATCATGAAAAGCAGAATAGGCAATATTCATGGTATTATCAGAAAAATCCGTATCAAGAAAACCCAAACCACGAGAGAGGCTCCTTCAGTGAAGTGTTAAGATTTGctttcttcatcctcttcttcatgcAGACAGTTGGATACCGAGCATCGCTCACAATCTGTGGACTAATGGCATTGCTGGACAGGCAGTTGGACATTGGATACAAGACCGGCTATATAATTGCCTGGATTTTGGGAGGCCGTGGAGGTATTTTGCTTACATTATGCATCAATTTTAGCAGTTGGCTCTGTGGCAAGAACAACAGCAGCCTTGTTGCACTGGTGGTGGTTGCATTATGGGTAGGTGCTAACCTCGCAAGATTTGGCCCCCTTCCTCAAGGTGCAGTGCTTACCCTGTTGTACATGTCCATTAAGCTTCAGGTTGATTTAAAGTAA